In Chromobacterium rhizoryzae, one genomic interval encodes:
- a CDS encoding chromate transporter, translating into MEADVRTPSRRDLFAGFFSIGLTGFGGVLPQAHRMMVLRRHWLSEADFAVVLGLGQVLPGPNIVNVAVAVGSRFHGVSGALAAIAGLLLAPMVIVLLLASFYGHYRQLPLVQNVLHGLASAAAGLIAAMGLRLLARIERKLWCALVAALTFCALGVLQLPLLWSLALLAPVAIGLAWRDRPKEGA; encoded by the coding sequence ATGGAAGCGGATGTGCGGACGCCCAGCCGACGTGATTTGTTCGCCGGCTTTTTCTCGATCGGGCTGACCGGTTTCGGCGGCGTGTTGCCGCAGGCGCACCGGATGATGGTGCTGCGCCGTCATTGGTTGAGCGAGGCGGATTTCGCCGTGGTGCTGGGCCTGGGGCAAGTGCTGCCGGGCCCCAATATCGTCAATGTCGCGGTGGCGGTGGGCAGCCGCTTTCACGGCGTGAGCGGAGCCTTGGCCGCCATCGCCGGCCTGTTGCTGGCGCCCATGGTCATCGTGCTGCTGCTGGCGTCCTTCTACGGCCATTATCGGCAACTGCCGCTGGTGCAGAATGTGTTGCACGGCCTGGCCTCCGCCGCCGCCGGCTTGATCGCGGCGATGGGGCTGCGGCTGCTGGCGCGCATCGAGCGCAAGTTGTGGTGCGCGCTGGTGGCGGCGCTGACTTTCTGCGCCTTGGGCGTCTTGCAACTGCCCTTGCTGTGGTCGCTGGCCTTGCTGGCGCCCGTCGCCATCGGCTTGGCCTGGCGCGACCGGCCGAAGGAGGGCGCGTGA
- a CDS encoding LysR family transcriptional regulator: MDRLLSMELFVAVVERGSFTAAAEAHGLSQPMVGKHIASLEQRLGGRLLARTTRRQQLTELGSHYFQRCQSILAEIRAAESGAELISGAPRGVLRVNASVTFGSLRLAGLLAEFMQTYPDITVDLSLSDELVDLVADGYDAAFRIGRLPDSGLVARPLQPYRMMVAAAPAYLARKGVPRAPADLAAHDCLGFSLWRKDDGWELLGAGEWARASRFQSNHGQALRMVALAGGGIVLQAEALLGDDVAAGRLVEVLPGCLPPPKPMHLIYLQDRRPLPKLRVFIDFILERLGAL, from the coding sequence ATGGATCGCCTATTGAGCATGGAGCTGTTCGTGGCGGTGGTGGAACGCGGCAGCTTCACCGCGGCGGCGGAGGCGCATGGTTTGTCCCAGCCTATGGTGGGCAAGCATATCGCCAGCCTGGAGCAGCGGCTGGGCGGCCGGCTGCTGGCGCGCACCACCCGCCGTCAGCAACTGACCGAACTGGGCTCGCACTATTTCCAGCGCTGCCAGTCCATTCTGGCGGAAATCCGCGCGGCGGAAAGCGGGGCCGAACTGATCAGCGGCGCGCCGCGCGGCGTGCTGCGCGTCAACGCCTCGGTGACTTTCGGCTCTCTGCGCCTGGCCGGCCTGCTGGCCGAGTTCATGCAAACCTATCCGGACATCACCGTGGACCTGAGTTTGTCCGACGAGCTGGTCGACTTGGTGGCCGACGGCTACGACGCCGCTTTTCGCATCGGTCGGCTGCCGGACTCCGGCCTGGTGGCGCGGCCCTTGCAGCCCTATCGGATGATGGTGGCGGCGGCGCCCGCCTATCTGGCGCGCAAGGGCGTACCGCGCGCGCCGGCGGATCTGGCCGCGCATGATTGCCTGGGTTTCTCGCTGTGGCGCAAGGACGATGGCTGGGAATTGCTGGGCGCCGGCGAGTGGGCCCGCGCCAGCCGCTTTCAGTCCAATCACGGCCAGGCGCTGCGCATGGTGGCGCTGGCCGGCGGCGGCATCGTGCTGCAAGCCGAGGCCTTGCTGGGCGACGATGTGGCCGCCGGCCGGCTGGTGGAGGTGCTGCCGGGCTGTTTGCCGCCGCCCAAGCCCATGCATTTGATTTATCTGCAGGACCGCCGGCCTTTGCCCAAACTGCGAGTGTTCATAGACTTCATTCTGGAGCGCCTGGGCGCGCTGTGA
- a CDS encoding short chain dehydrogenase translates to MKKILIVGAHGTLGQAVSQALSHHQLIKAGSRRGDALVDLTDGDSIRALFERIGKVDAIISATGKLHFGPLAEMSAEQFRVGLKDKLMGQVELALIGQHYLNAGGSITLTSGIVSEQPIRFGSNASAVNSALEGFVRGAAAELDGGRRINVVSPNVLQESWEQYRDFFPGFEAVPAARAALAYVRSVEGVQTGQTLRVW, encoded by the coding sequence ATGAAAAAGATTCTCATCGTCGGCGCCCACGGCACGCTGGGCCAGGCCGTCAGCCAGGCGCTGTCCCATCATCAGCTGATCAAGGCCGGCAGCCGCCGCGGCGACGCGCTGGTGGACCTGACCGACGGCGACAGCATTCGCGCGCTGTTCGAACGCATAGGCAAGGTGGACGCCATCATCAGCGCCACCGGCAAACTGCATTTCGGCCCCCTGGCGGAAATGAGCGCCGAGCAGTTCCGCGTCGGCCTCAAGGACAAGCTGATGGGCCAGGTGGAACTGGCCTTGATCGGCCAGCACTACCTGAACGCCGGCGGCTCCATCACGCTGACCAGCGGCATCGTCAGCGAGCAGCCCATCCGCTTCGGCAGCAACGCCAGCGCGGTGAACTCGGCGCTGGAGGGCTTTGTCCGCGGCGCGGCGGCGGAACTGGACGGCGGGCGTCGCATCAATGTGGTCAGCCCCAATGTGCTGCAAGAATCCTGGGAGCAGTACCGGGACTTCTTCCCCGGCTTCGAGGCGGTGCCGGCGGCGCGCGCGGCGCTGGCCTATGTGCGCAGCGTGGAGGGAGTGCAGACCGGTCAGACGCTGCGCGTCTGGTGA
- a CDS encoding substrate-binding periplasmic protein — translation MAKQWRGLLAGWLALPALAAGYHSSSQDIGPWGDGASQDGLAPRFIRFVARQAGLALTQDVRPLPRVIEELKQGRNALALVTASPERSRFAVELCRPASIRISVLYHRRGLVTPIGPSWFRQRSLGVLRGTHTLDGFIAQSGAAPVEVSDMPQGFRMLQAGRLDAMMCVRPGCGHALRQMGGSLPNLTEYAQGDEPMALYVSKRSELARDAAMLGKLKAACLSAAGRREMAELLTIYD, via the coding sequence ATGGCCAAGCAATGGCGGGGACTGTTGGCGGGCTGGCTGGCGTTGCCCGCGCTGGCGGCCGGCTACCACTCTTCCAGCCAGGACATCGGCCCCTGGGGCGACGGCGCGAGCCAGGACGGCCTGGCGCCGCGTTTCATCCGCTTCGTCGCGCGGCAGGCGGGGCTGGCGCTGACCCAAGACGTCCGGCCTCTGCCGCGGGTGATAGAAGAACTGAAACAGGGCCGCAACGCCTTGGCGCTGGTGACCGCCTCGCCGGAGCGTTCGCGTTTCGCCGTGGAGTTGTGCCGGCCGGCGTCTATCCGCATCTCCGTGCTCTATCATCGCCGCGGCCTGGTGACGCCCATCGGCCCGTCTTGGTTCCGCCAGCGCAGCCTGGGCGTTCTGCGCGGCACCCATACCCTGGACGGCTTTATCGCCCAAAGCGGCGCAGCGCCGGTGGAGGTGTCGGACATGCCGCAGGGTTTTCGCATGCTGCAAGCCGGCCGACTGGACGCGATGATGTGCGTGCGTCCCGGCTGCGGCCACGCGCTGCGGCAGATGGGCGGCAGCCTGCCCAATCTGACCGAATACGCGCAGGGCGACGAACCGATGGCGCTCTACGTGTCCAAGCGCAGCGAGCTGGCGCGCGACGCCGCGATGCTGGGCAAACTGAAGGCCGCCTGCCTGTCCGCCGCCGGCAGGCGCGAAATGGCCGAATTGCTGACGATTTACGACTAA
- the parE gene encoding DNA topoisomerase IV subunit B, with protein sequence MTQQYDESSVRVLKGLEPVKERPGMYTRTTDPTHICQEVIDNAADEALGGFARKIAVTVHQDGSLSVEDDGRGIPVGLHPQEGVPVLELVFTRLHAGGKFNKKDGGAYAFSGGLHGVGVSVTNALSTRLEVEVKREGGVHRLVFSGGDVIEPLARVADCGPRTSGTRVRVWPDGKYFESPRYSLPELERLLRAKAVLLPGVAVTLVVERPSGDEVKVWQYPEGLKSYLAELCNGDEPVAPLFAGEAYIGDDHEQFAKGEGAQWAMAWFEDGASGESYVNLIPTPVGGTHEAGLRAGVFDAVKSFIDHHNLLPRGVKLMAEDVWSRVRFVLSARVLDPQFQGQTKDKLTSRDALKLISGLARDPVELWLNQNVESGKKIAELAIRQAQSRLKSVKKVEKKKGSGVAVLPGKLTDCESEDIDRNELFLVEGDSAGGSAKLARDKEYQAILPLRGKVLNSWETDKDQLFSNAEIHDISVAIGVDPHGPNDRPDLSGQRYGKIAILSDADVDGSHIQVLLLTLFFRHFPRLIENGNIYVAQPPLFRVDVPGQGKHRPPRKLYALDEGEMTAILDRLRSEGVRENAWSISRFKGLGEMNPEQLKDTTMNPDTRRLSQVRVRVGELEQTLSTFVMLMGKGEASSRRSWMEANGNAVEADI encoded by the coding sequence ATGACGCAACAATACGATGAGTCGTCGGTACGGGTGCTGAAAGGCTTGGAGCCGGTCAAGGAACGGCCGGGGATGTATACCCGCACCACCGACCCCACCCATATTTGCCAGGAAGTGATAGACAACGCCGCCGACGAGGCGCTCGGCGGCTTTGCGCGCAAGATCGCGGTGACGGTGCATCAGGACGGCTCGCTGTCGGTGGAAGACGACGGCCGCGGCATTCCGGTTGGCCTGCATCCGCAAGAAGGCGTGCCGGTGCTGGAACTGGTGTTCACCCGCTTGCACGCCGGCGGCAAATTCAACAAGAAGGACGGCGGCGCCTACGCCTTCTCCGGCGGTTTGCACGGCGTCGGCGTATCGGTGACCAATGCGCTGTCCACCCGGCTGGAGGTGGAGGTCAAGCGCGAGGGCGGCGTGCACCGCCTGGTGTTTTCCGGCGGCGACGTCATCGAGCCGCTGGCTCGGGTGGCGGATTGCGGCCCGCGCACCAGCGGCACCCGGGTCAGGGTGTGGCCGGACGGCAAGTATTTTGAAAGCCCGCGCTACTCCTTGCCGGAGTTGGAGCGTCTGCTGCGCGCCAAGGCGGTGTTGCTGCCCGGCGTGGCGGTTACCCTGGTGGTGGAGCGCCCCAGCGGCGACGAAGTCAAGGTCTGGCAGTACCCGGAGGGCTTGAAGAGCTATCTGGCGGAACTGTGCAACGGCGACGAGCCGGTGGCGCCCTTGTTCGCCGGCGAAGCCTATATCGGCGACGATCACGAGCAGTTCGCCAAGGGCGAAGGCGCGCAGTGGGCCATGGCCTGGTTCGAAGACGGCGCCAGCGGCGAAAGCTACGTCAACCTGATTCCGACCCCGGTGGGCGGCACTCACGAGGCCGGCTTGCGCGCCGGCGTGTTCGACGCGGTGAAGAGCTTCATTGATCACCACAATCTGCTGCCGCGCGGCGTCAAGCTGATGGCCGAGGACGTGTGGAGCCGCGTGCGCTTCGTATTGTCCGCCCGCGTGCTGGACCCGCAGTTTCAGGGGCAGACCAAGGACAAGCTGACCAGCCGCGACGCCTTGAAGCTGATTTCCGGCCTGGCGCGCGATCCGGTGGAGCTGTGGCTGAACCAGAACGTGGAGTCCGGCAAGAAAATCGCCGAGCTGGCGATACGCCAGGCGCAGTCGCGCTTGAAGTCGGTGAAGAAGGTGGAAAAGAAAAAGGGCTCCGGCGTGGCGGTGCTGCCCGGCAAGCTGACCGATTGCGAGAGCGAGGACATTGATCGCAACGAGCTGTTCCTGGTGGAGGGCGATTCCGCCGGCGGTTCCGCCAAGCTGGCGCGCGACAAGGAATACCAGGCCATCCTGCCCTTGCGCGGCAAGGTGCTCAACAGCTGGGAAACCGACAAGGATCAGCTGTTTTCCAATGCCGAGATTCACGACATCTCGGTGGCCATCGGCGTGGATCCGCACGGCCCTAACGACCGTCCTGACCTGTCCGGCCAGCGTTACGGCAAGATCGCCATCCTGTCCGACGCCGACGTGGACGGTTCCCACATCCAGGTGCTGTTGCTGACGCTGTTCTTCCGCCATTTCCCGCGCTTGATCGAAAACGGCAACATCTACGTGGCCCAGCCGCCGCTGTTCCGCGTGGACGTGCCGGGGCAGGGCAAGCATCGTCCTCCGCGCAAGCTGTACGCGCTGGACGAAGGCGAGATGACGGCCATTCTGGATCGGCTGCGCAGCGAAGGCGTGCGAGAAAACGCCTGGAGCATTTCCCGCTTCAAGGGCCTGGGCGAGATGAACCCGGAGCAGTTGAAGGACACCACGATGAACCCGGACACCCGCCGGCTGTCGCAGGTGCGGGTGCGCGTCGGCGAACTGGAGCAGACCCTGTCCACTTTCGTCATGCTGATGGGCAAGGGCGAGGCGTCCAGCCGCCGCAGCTGGATGGAGGCCAACGGCAACGCGGTCGAGGCCGACATCTGA
- a CDS encoding RNA pyrophosphohydrolase encodes MLDRDGYRPNVGIILINGKNEVFWGKRVREHSWQFPQGGIKPGESPEAAMYRELLEEVGLLPQHVKILGRTRDWMRYEVPTNWVRREWRGSYKGQKQIWFLLKLVGRECDVCLRASSHPEFDGWRWNEYWAPVDAVIEFKREVYERALAELSRFLRGVESREAYLARLGRAQEPH; translated from the coding sequence ATGCTGGACCGGGACGGATACCGCCCCAATGTCGGAATCATCCTCATCAACGGCAAAAATGAGGTGTTCTGGGGCAAGCGAGTGCGAGAGCATTCCTGGCAGTTTCCGCAAGGCGGAATCAAGCCAGGCGAAAGTCCGGAAGCCGCGATGTATCGCGAGCTGCTGGAAGAGGTGGGTTTGCTGCCGCAACATGTGAAAATACTGGGACGCACCCGCGACTGGATGCGCTACGAGGTGCCCACCAATTGGGTGCGTCGGGAGTGGCGCGGCAGTTACAAGGGGCAGAAGCAGATTTGGTTTCTGCTGAAGCTGGTGGGGCGCGAGTGCGATGTCTGCCTGCGCGCCAGCAGCCACCCGGAGTTTGACGGCTGGCGCTGGAACGAATACTGGGCGCCGGTGGACGCGGTGATCGAGTTCAAGCGCGAGGTGTACGAGCGCGCGCTGGCCGAGTTGTCGCGCTTCCTGCGCGGGGTGGAGAGTCGGGAGGCCTATCTGGCCCGGCTTGGCCGCGCCCAGGAGCCGCATTGA
- the pssA gene encoding CDP-diacylglycerol--serine O-phosphatidyltransferase: MAFLLKRSLLAQLPKLRLQADAITTLHQTADFRLSLLEAIAQARHRIYIAALYLEHDEAGQEVLDALFAAKQRQPQLDIRVMVDWHRAQRGRIGESQDSCNASWYRAQALRHSVDVPVYGIPVQTRELFGVLHLKGLIVDDQVLYSGASINNVYLHKLDKYRFDRYHLIRNQALADVMADYMHEQFFNDPAVFRLDKPAPATRSIRKEIRVFRDKISHSQYRIENQAGAEDELSVSPIVGIGKGNALNRVILELIANTRSSLFICTPYFNFPRPVVLAISKALRRGVQIDIVVGDKTANDFYIPPSEPFRVIGALPYLYEMNLRRFAKRQRHYIGTGQLRVHQWKDGDNTYHLKGMFSDQRHMLLTGNNLNPRAFRLDMENALLISDPKAELKHQNQQEQENILRHSRQLLHYRELEDVRTYPEQIKKLLTRLSRVRIDRMLNLML; this comes from the coding sequence ATGGCATTTCTGCTAAAAAGATCGTTGCTGGCCCAGCTGCCCAAGCTTCGCCTGCAAGCCGACGCCATCACCACCCTGCACCAGACCGCCGACTTCCGTCTTAGCCTGCTGGAAGCGATCGCGCAGGCCCGGCACCGCATTTATATCGCCGCGCTCTATCTGGAGCACGACGAGGCCGGTCAGGAAGTGCTGGACGCGCTGTTCGCCGCCAAACAACGCCAGCCCCAGCTGGACATCCGCGTGATGGTGGACTGGCACCGCGCCCAGCGCGGGCGCATCGGCGAGAGCCAGGACAGCTGCAACGCCTCCTGGTATCGGGCCCAGGCGCTGCGGCACAGCGTTGACGTGCCCGTCTACGGCATTCCGGTGCAAACCCGCGAGTTGTTCGGCGTGCTGCACCTCAAAGGCCTGATTGTCGACGATCAGGTGCTGTACAGCGGCGCCAGCATCAACAACGTCTACTTGCACAAGCTGGACAAATACCGTTTCGACCGCTACCACCTGATCCGCAACCAGGCGCTGGCGGACGTCATGGCCGACTATATGCACGAGCAGTTCTTCAACGACCCCGCCGTCTTCCGGCTCGACAAGCCGGCGCCGGCCACCCGCAGCATCCGCAAGGAAATCCGCGTCTTCCGCGACAAGATCAGCCATAGCCAATACCGGATTGAAAACCAGGCCGGCGCGGAAGACGAGCTCAGCGTCAGCCCGATTGTCGGCATCGGCAAGGGCAACGCGCTCAACCGGGTGATTCTGGAACTGATTGCCAACACCCGCAGCTCGCTGTTCATCTGCACCCCCTATTTCAACTTTCCGCGGCCGGTGGTGCTCGCCATCAGCAAGGCGCTGCGCCGCGGCGTGCAGATCGACATCGTCGTCGGCGACAAGACCGCAAACGACTTCTACATTCCGCCCAGCGAGCCCTTCCGCGTCATCGGCGCGCTGCCCTATCTCTACGAAATGAATTTGCGCCGCTTCGCCAAGCGCCAACGCCATTACATCGGCACCGGCCAGTTGCGCGTGCACCAGTGGAAGGACGGGGACAACACCTATCACCTCAAAGGCATGTTCAGCGACCAGCGGCACATGCTGCTGACCGGCAACAACCTCAATCCGCGCGCCTTCCGCCTGGACATGGAAAACGCCTTGCTGATCAGCGACCCCAAGGCCGAACTCAAGCACCAGAACCAACAGGAACAGGAAAACATCCTGCGCCACAGCCGGCAGCTGCTGCACTACCGCGAGCTGGAAGACGTGCGCACCTATCCCGAGCAAATCAAAAAGCTGCTGACCCGTCTGAGCCGCGTGCGCATCGACCGCATGCTCAACCTGATGCTGTAA
- a CDS encoding GAF domain-containing sensor histidine kinase, producing MPAIKIDTQNLSISRDLSEKWQQVLDLLAKIVDIPAALIMQKQAPRIKVFLSSHSQGNPYEEDELADLNTGLYCETVMSSRRELLVPNALKDPDWDHNPDIKLGMISYLGMPLIWPNQDVFGTICVLDRAENPYSQTHKQLLGQFRAMVERDLHQVYHDQAREQEDAILRADEAERVRREFESLRAGEQKALQALRESEERWHFALEGAGDGVWDWNISGDTVFLSSRCRQLLGLDERDSEAFKLWQTGIHPDDLPDVEAAISRYLRQPEGSFTSEHRFRSQDGWIWLLSRGMVVGRDEQGRPSRMIGTYSDISRRKQAESELQQLNSHLEERVAKRSAELKQAMQQISIAEKQTALARMVAGMAHELNTPIGNILLSASVLHADLKSIIRADEAKQLSRGNLQDFLRKTVETSELLQRNSELAGDLIGRFKLIASDQLTQPKRAFKPAQTLAQLTRALLPPEHYPDIRLTLEAPQDLQIENYPGALEQLLSHLIANSLAHGFDGHDRGHIDIRLQAQEDALLLCYSDNGKGIEPELQHKVFDPFFTTQMGQSGLGLGLAMVHNIVHTILKGDIRLDSALGQGASFTIRFPPNQR from the coding sequence ATGCCGGCCATCAAGATCGACACCCAAAACCTGAGCATCAGCCGCGATCTGTCGGAAAAGTGGCAGCAGGTGCTGGATCTGCTGGCCAAAATCGTCGACATCCCCGCCGCGCTGATCATGCAAAAGCAGGCTCCGCGCATCAAGGTCTTCCTCTCCAGCCATAGCCAAGGCAACCCCTACGAAGAAGACGAGCTGGCCGACCTCAACACCGGCCTGTATTGCGAGACCGTGATGAGCAGCCGCAGAGAGCTGCTGGTGCCCAACGCCTTGAAAGACCCGGACTGGGATCACAATCCCGACATCAAGCTGGGCATGATCTCCTACCTGGGCATGCCGCTGATCTGGCCCAATCAGGACGTGTTCGGCACCATTTGCGTGCTCGACCGGGCCGAAAATCCCTATAGCCAGACCCACAAACAATTGCTCGGCCAATTCCGCGCCATGGTGGAGCGCGATCTGCACCAGGTGTATCACGATCAGGCCAGGGAACAGGAAGACGCCATCCTGCGCGCGGACGAGGCCGAGCGGGTCAGGCGGGAGTTCGAATCTTTGCGAGCCGGGGAGCAAAAAGCGCTGCAGGCGCTGCGTGAAAGCGAGGAGCGCTGGCATTTCGCGCTGGAAGGCGCCGGCGACGGCGTCTGGGACTGGAATATCTCCGGCGACACCGTCTTTCTGTCCTCCCGCTGCCGACAACTGCTGGGACTGGACGAGCGGGACAGCGAGGCGTTCAAGCTGTGGCAAACCGGCATTCACCCCGACGACCTGCCCGATGTAGAGGCCGCGATCAGCCGCTACCTGCGCCAACCGGAAGGGTCTTTCACCTCGGAACACCGTTTCCGCTCGCAAGACGGCTGGATATGGCTGCTGAGCCGCGGCATGGTGGTGGGCCGCGACGAGCAGGGACGGCCCTCGCGCATGATAGGCACCTACTCCGACATCAGCCGGCGCAAACAGGCGGAATCCGAGCTGCAGCAACTCAACAGCCACCTGGAAGAACGCGTTGCCAAGCGCAGCGCCGAGCTCAAGCAAGCCATGCAGCAAATCAGCATCGCGGAAAAACAGACTGCGCTCGCCCGCATGGTCGCCGGCATGGCGCACGAATTGAACACCCCGATAGGAAATATCCTGCTCAGCGCCTCGGTCTTGCACGCGGACCTCAAGTCCATCATTCGCGCCGATGAAGCCAAACAGCTCTCGCGCGGCAATCTGCAAGATTTTCTGCGCAAGACAGTCGAAACCAGCGAACTGCTGCAAAGAAACAGCGAGCTGGCCGGCGACCTGATCGGCCGCTTCAAGCTGATCGCCTCCGATCAACTCACGCAGCCCAAGCGCGCCTTCAAGCCCGCTCAAACCCTCGCCCAACTAACGCGAGCCTTGCTGCCGCCGGAGCACTATCCGGACATCCGACTGACGCTGGAAGCGCCGCAAGACCTGCAAATCGAGAATTATCCAGGCGCTTTAGAGCAACTCCTGTCCCACTTGATCGCCAACAGCCTCGCCCACGGCTTTGACGGGCATGATCGCGGCCATATCGACATCCGGCTGCAAGCGCAGGAAGATGCCCTGCTGCTCTGCTATTCAGACAACGGCAAGGGCATCGAGCCGGAGCTGCAACACAAGGTGTTCGACCCCTTCTTCACCACGCAAATGGGACAAAGCGGCTTGGGACTGGGGCTGGCCATGGTGCACAACATCGTGCACACCATCCTGAAAGGCGACATCCGGCTGGACAGCGCGCTAGGACAAGGCGCTAGCTTCACCATCCGCTTCCCGCCCAACCAACGCTGA
- a CDS encoding glutathione peroxidase — translation MKRWGAMLIFCSQAVMAACPALLNYTVPGLMGGQINLCQYADRPLLVVNTASHCGFTPQFKQLQSLYQTYGQRGLMVVGFPSNDFFQELESDKEIGAFCEANYGVTFPMAGKGHVRGADAQPFFKALIKATDDAPVWNFHKYLILPGASKVVSIGTRTKPDDPEVVNAFLPYLKPAESVKN, via the coding sequence ATGAAACGATGGGGCGCAATGCTGATTTTTTGCAGTCAGGCGGTGATGGCGGCTTGCCCGGCTTTATTGAACTACACGGTGCCGGGTCTGATGGGCGGTCAGATCAATCTATGTCAGTACGCGGATCGGCCGCTGCTGGTGGTCAATACCGCGAGCCACTGCGGCTTCACGCCGCAGTTCAAGCAACTGCAATCGCTGTATCAGACCTATGGGCAGCGGGGTCTGATGGTGGTCGGCTTTCCCAGCAACGATTTCTTTCAGGAACTGGAGAGCGATAAGGAGATCGGCGCCTTCTGCGAAGCCAATTACGGCGTGACCTTCCCGATGGCTGGAAAAGGGCATGTGCGCGGCGCCGATGCGCAGCCGTTCTTCAAAGCCTTGATCAAGGCCACCGACGACGCTCCGGTATGGAACTTCCACAAATACCTGATCCTGCCCGGCGCCAGCAAGGTGGTCAGCATAGGCACGCGCACCAAGCCGGACGATCCGGAAGTCGTCAACGCCTTCCTGCCTTATCTGAAGCCGGCGGAGAGCGTGAAAAACTAG